One Tolypothrix bouteillei VB521301 DNA window includes the following coding sequences:
- a CDS encoding serine/threonine-protein kinase PknK codes for MVDTTLQIPGYCVTNQIYCSSRTLVYRAIREDNQQPVVIKLMRQEYPRFNELVHFRNQYTIAKNLKLPGIIQLYSLENYQNGYALVMEDFGAISLKEYMSSLETRGGVSLEQFFHIALQIADALEKLHFQRLIHKDIKPANILINPQTKQVKLTDFSIASLLPKETQTLSNPNVLEGTLAYLSPEQTGRMNRGIDYRSDFYSLGVTLFEFLTGEMPFNTSDAMELIYCHIAKLPPLAHSINPKIPPILSSIVNKLMAKMAEDRYQSARGLKYDLQTCLHTLETTGSLASFQLGKRDIPDRFIISEKLYGRQTEVETLLAAFNRVSAGATEIMLVAGCSGIGKTVVVNEVHKPIVRQKGYFIQGKFDQFGRNIPFLGLVQAFRDLMVQLLSESPEQIKQWKAKILEALGEQGRVIIDVIPEVELLIGKQPPISPLEPGAAQNRFNLVFQNFIRLFTNTNHPLVMFLDDLQWTDLASLKLIQLLMGESETNTNSFLSSPNSEESKGGLLLIGSYRDNEVSNTHPLMLMLEEIRKNGATVNTITLSPLSLTNLNLWIADTLSCPEEVASPLTQLVHTKTKGNPFFSHQFLRALYEYGLISCNFDVGYWQCDIAQATALSLTDDVMELMALQLQKLPKNTQETLKLAACIGNQFDLETLAIVHEKSSVETAMDLWKALQEGFIIPKNENYKFFLNDAISNEQLAISDRQLPRYKFLHDRVQQAAYFLIPENQKQSTHLKIGQLLLKKFSLSEREEKIFDIVNQLNAGIELITDRLQRKELAELNLIAGRKAKSSTAYAITIKYLTVGIELLGCDRWETNYEITLALYETLAEAAYLNGDMEQMEESVEVVLIQAKTLLDKMKAYHVKIEAYKTQSQGIEAITTGIEVLKLLGIELPQGLDRKDIEIELQEIQLALTKKKIKDLIHFPQMTDSTKLAVMNILWRLLPVTYVANPLLFTLIVLKQVNLSLKYGNCVSSTASYATYGIILWSLSGDIDSSYEFGQLALNLLTKFKDRETECMTVFVINTCIIAWKNHLKYL; via the coding sequence ATGGTTGACACAACTCTTCAAATTCCGGGTTATTGCGTCACCAATCAAATCTACTGTAGCAGTAGAACGTTGGTTTACCGGGCAATTCGGGAAGACAACCAACAACCTGTTGTCATTAAATTGATGCGTCAAGAATATCCTCGCTTTAACGAACTCGTACACTTTCGCAATCAGTATACTATTGCCAAAAACCTCAAACTACCCGGTATCATTCAACTTTACAGTTTAGAAAACTACCAAAACGGGTACGCTTTGGTGATGGAAGACTTTGGAGCTATTTCCCTCAAAGAGTATATGTCTAGTCTAGAGACGAGAGGTGGTGTGTCTCTAGAACAATTTTTTCATATTGCCCTTCAGATTGCAGACGCTTTAGAAAAACTGCATTTCCAACGCCTCATTCATAAAGACATCAAACCCGCTAATATTCTCATTAATCCTCAAACCAAGCAAGTCAAACTGACCGACTTTAGCATTGCCTCTCTGCTGCCGAAAGAAACTCAAACCCTAAGCAATCCCAACGTTCTCGAAGGAACTCTTGCTTACTTGTCTCCCGAACAAACCGGACGCATGAACCGAGGGATTGACTACCGCAGTGATTTTTATTCCCTTGGTGTCACCTTGTTTGAATTCCTTACTGGAGAGATGCCCTTTAATACATCTGACGCAATGGAATTAATATACTGTCATATTGCAAAACTTCCACCTTTAGCACATAGTATCAATCCCAAAATTCCCCCAATTCTATCAAGCATTGTCAACAAACTTATGGCAAAGATGGCAGAAGATCGCTATCAAAGTGCTAGAGGATTAAAATACGATTTACAGACGTGCTTGCATACCTTAGAGACAACTGGGAGTCTTGCGAGCTTTCAGTTAGGAAAACGAGATATTCCTGACCGCTTTATTATTTCCGAGAAACTTTACGGACGACAAACAGAAGTAGAAACTTTACTAGCTGCTTTTAACCGTGTCAGTGCAGGTGCTACGGAGATAATGTTGGTAGCTGGTTGTTCTGGCATTGGGAAAACTGTTGTTGTCAATGAAGTCCACAAACCTATTGTGAGGCAAAAAGGTTATTTTATACAAGGAAAATTTGACCAATTTGGACGTAATATTCCCTTTCTAGGATTGGTACAAGCCTTTCGAGATTTGATGGTTCAACTGTTAAGTGAAAGCCCCGAGCAAATCAAACAGTGGAAAGCAAAAATTCTTGAAGCCTTGGGAGAACAAGGTAGGGTTATTATTGACGTGATTCCCGAAGTGGAATTGCTGATTGGCAAACAACCTCCGATTTCTCCACTTGAGCCTGGTGCAGCACAAAATCGATTTAACTTGGTGTTCCAAAACTTTATTCGCCTATTTACCAATACCAATCATCCGTTAGTGATGTTTCTGGATGATTTGCAATGGACAGACTTAGCTTCTTTAAAGCTAATTCAATTATTGATGGGCGAAAGTGAGACAAATACAAATTCTTTCTTATCTTCTCCAAATTCCGAGGAAAGCAAGGGGGGCTTGTTGTTGATTGGTTCCTACCGGGATAACGAAGTATCGAATACCCACCCATTGATGTTGATGTTAGAAGAAATTCGCAAAAATGGAGCGACAGTAAATACAATTACCCTATCACCCTTAAGTTTAACTAACTTGAATCTCTGGATTGCCGATACCCTGAGTTGTCCTGAAGAAGTTGCAAGCCCTCTGACACAACTAGTTCATACTAAAACTAAAGGAAATCCCTTCTTTAGCCATCAATTTTTGAGAGCTTTGTATGAATATGGGTTGATTAGTTGTAATTTTGATGTTGGTTATTGGCAATGCGATATTGCCCAAGCTACGGCGCTATCTCTGACTGATGATGTGATGGAGTTGATGGCACTTCAGTTACAAAAGTTACCGAAAAATACCCAAGAGACTTTAAAACTCGCTGCTTGCATTGGCAATCAATTTGATTTAGAGACTCTTGCTATTGTGCATGAGAAATCATCAGTAGAGACAGCTATGGATTTGTGGAAGGCTCTGCAAGAAGGATTTATCATTCCCAAAAATGAAAATTACAAGTTTTTCCTTAATGATGCTATTAGCAATGAACAATTAGCAATTAGCGATCGCCAATTACCACGCTATAAATTTCTCCACGATCGAGTACAGCAAGCAGCTTACTTTCTTATACCTGAAAATCAAAAACAATCAACTCACTTAAAAATTGGTCAACTTTTATTAAAAAAATTTTCTTTGTCAGAACGGGAAGAGAAAATTTTTGATATTGTAAATCAATTAAATGCTGGAATAGAATTAATAACCGATCGCTTGCAGCGTAAAGAACTAGCAGAGTTAAATTTGATTGCTGGACGTAAAGCCAAGTCTTCAACCGCTTATGCAATTACAATTAAATATTTAACAGTGGGAATAGAACTTTTAGGATGCGATCGCTGGGAAACCAACTATGAAATTACTTTAGCCCTATATGAAACCTTAGCAGAAGCAGCGTATCTCAACGGCGATATGGAGCAGATGGAGGAAAGCGTTGAAGTTGTGTTGATACAAGCAAAAACGCTGCTTGATAAGATGAAAGCCTATCATGTCAAAATTGAAGCTTATAAAACACAAAGTCAAGGAATTGAAGCAATTACCACGGGGATAGAAGTGCTAAAGTTATTGGGGATAGAATTGCCTCAAGGACTCGATCGAAAAGACATTGAAATAGAGTTGCAAGAAATACAGCTAGCTTTAACAAAGAAAAAAATTAAAGATTTAATTCATTTCCCTCAAATGACTGATTCGACAAAGCTAGCAGTGATGAATATATTATGGCGCTTGCTACCAGTTACATACGTTGCCAATCCTCTTCTGTTTACGTTAATTGTTTTGAAACAAGTTAATTTATCTCTTAAATATGGAAACTGTGTTTCGAGCACTGCTTCCTATGCAACTTACGGAATTATTTTATGGAGTCTCTCAGGAGATATTGATTCTAGTTATGAATTCGGTCAATTAGCTTTAAATTTACTAACCAAATTTAAAGATAGAGAAACTGAATGCATGACTGTTTTTGTTATTAATACTTGTATCATAGCTTGGAAAAATCACTTAAAATATCTTTAA
- a CDS encoding IS200/IS605 family accessory protein TnpB-related protein encodes MATKTYTTLAPQELWKYLEAYSKLQNVIREDLKNRLLSGDKAASLVKEFQPKYHINKRQINSIRIEVEGAIASAKECKERHTKILEAQIKSAKEYVKSQEKRVADYRKAKNSKKSKSSHLKDACSLRSKQHGCSTLLQDAKFGIHQKKRRIHLLENKLKHVKDSPLIVRIGGNTNNFTLIGSKDETNGNQISQLSSEGLLKIRVPTALEARFGKYVIASGVNFPYGQEDINYAISNSAVSFRFYYKKQRWYIAVSVNVQDVPIQSRNRWQSGCIGVDLNPSVIGWTYVDAYGNLKDKGQFQLNLHSKTTTQIETILSDVAAQLVLIAESFEVPLVLENLDFCAKKNQLREKGKRYARMLSGFAYAKWQEIIERRCATRGVELIKVNPAYSSLIGIAKFMRQHGLSSDTAAAMALARRAMFFSERVPLRTAYLNSADRRYDGLLDARKHVWAHWNILSQKLKQLCLRRHEFYQTGINSPLVVMLSNLVPTEFDSKPKGTSRTRRKS; translated from the coding sequence ATGGCGACAAAAACTTACACAACGTTAGCTCCACAAGAATTGTGGAAATATTTAGAAGCGTATAGTAAGTTACAAAATGTCATTCGTGAAGACCTGAAAAACCGTCTATTGTCTGGAGATAAAGCAGCCAGCTTAGTCAAGGAATTTCAGCCAAAATATCATATCAATAAGCGTCAGATTAACTCTATACGTATTGAAGTTGAAGGTGCGATTGCTTCTGCAAAAGAATGCAAAGAGCGACACACCAAAATCCTTGAAGCACAGATTAAGTCGGCAAAAGAATACGTCAAGTCTCAAGAGAAAAGAGTTGCGGACTACCGCAAAGCCAAGAATTCTAAAAAGTCCAAGTCTTCTCATCTTAAAGATGCTTGTAGTCTCCGTTCAAAGCAGCATGGGTGTTCTACCCTGCTACAAGACGCAAAGTTTGGTATTCATCAAAAGAAACGTCGAATTCATCTATTAGAAAATAAACTTAAGCACGTTAAAGACAGCCCCTTAATTGTCAGGATTGGAGGCAACACCAATAACTTCACGTTAATAGGTTCAAAAGATGAGACTAATGGAAATCAAATATCTCAGCTTTCGTCTGAGGGGTTGCTAAAAATTCGTGTTCCGACTGCGCTAGAAGCTAGATTTGGGAAATATGTAATAGCTTCAGGAGTTAACTTCCCTTATGGGCAAGAAGATATTAATTATGCCATTAGCAACAGTGCCGTAAGTTTTAGGTTTTACTACAAGAAACAGAGATGGTATATTGCTGTGTCTGTTAACGTTCAAGATGTTCCCATTCAAAGCAGAAACAGATGGCAATCTGGCTGTATTGGAGTAGACCTAAACCCATCAGTTATTGGTTGGACGTATGTTGATGCTTACGGCAACTTAAAAGACAAGGGACAATTTCAGCTGAATTTACATAGTAAAACTACGACTCAAATAGAAACTATCCTGAGTGATGTTGCCGCTCAGCTAGTGTTGATTGCCGAATCTTTTGAAGTTCCTTTAGTATTGGAGAATTTAGATTTCTGTGCTAAGAAAAACCAGCTTCGGGAAAAAGGTAAACGTTATGCAAGGATGCTTTCTGGCTTCGCTTATGCAAAGTGGCAAGAAATTATTGAAAGACGTTGTGCCACCAGAGGCGTTGAACTAATAAAAGTCAATCCTGCTTACAGCAGTTTAATTGGAATAGCAAAATTTATGCGGCAGCATGGATTAAGTTCCGATACTGCCGCAGCAATGGCTCTAGCGCGTAGAGCTATGTTTTTCTCCGAGCGTGTTCCTCTCAGAACCGCCTATCTGAATTCAGCAGACCGTCGATATGATGGACTGCTCGATGCCAGAAAGCACGTCTGGGCGCACTGGAACATTCTCTCTCAAAAACTCAAGCAGTTGTGTCTACGGCGGCATGAGTTTTATCAAACCGGGATTAACAGTCCACTCGTGGTCATGCTATCTAATTTGGTTCCGACTGAATTTGATAGCAAGCCAAAAGGCACTTCGAGAACTAGGCGAAAATCCTAG
- the trxA gene encoding thioredoxin has product MSSVTSVTESTFKQEVLESSVPVLVDFWAPWCGPCRMVAPVVDEIAAEYTGQVKVVKLNTDQYPTVASHYGIRSIPTLMVFKGGRQVDTVVGAVPKTSLAKTLTQHL; this is encoded by the coding sequence ATGTCATCCGTTACAAGCGTGACAGAGTCCACATTCAAGCAAGAAGTCCTCGAGAGCTCAGTCCCGGTATTGGTTGACTTTTGGGCACCATGGTGCGGTCCGTGCCGCATGGTCGCTCCCGTAGTCGATGAGATTGCTGCCGAATATACAGGACAGGTAAAGGTCGTGAAGCTAAACACAGACCAATATCCTACTGTTGCCAGTCATTATGGAATTCGCAGCATTCCAACACTGATGGTGTTTAAGGGAGGTCGCCAAGTAGATACGGTAGTAGGTGCAGTTCCAAAGACAAGCTTGGCTAAGACTTTAACACAGCACCTGTAA
- a CDS encoding GAF domain-containing sensor histidine kinase, with the protein MEKSLKISLSCLLKAYFVGLETGDLEQASYCIYMHSEHSFWLGKNLINLELEMANYYQGIIQIKQEIALHWHGINWQTVLNLLGKSQNPCCLEGEVYNEKILLPLHQKIGNRMTIFYVHLQKLFLCYIFLNYHHAIQNATLAEKYLDVVPAKYSVAIFYFYTSLAMLAIYNDVNELEKQQILEKVSDYQKKMKTWAESAPMNFLHKYYLIEAEQHRVLTQRVEAMEMYDRAIFLAKEHEYINEEALAYELAAKFYFSWGKELIAKTYLVNAYSAYNRWGATAKLEDLKQRYPQLSSILQKEKVSLNPHDTIVNVITHSIPNLSESITSVSSNSVSDSLDLATAIKASQLLSGEIELEKLLSTLMRVLLENAGAETGCLILCYEGDLVIEARTIPGNSTEPLQIVCLQSIPVQSNEEIPVRLINYVWRTSETLVFNNATTETTFIADPYIIKRQPRSVLCLPIHNQGQLIGILYLENNLIPGAFTNERLKVLKVLATQAAISLQNATLYKNLAVANERLEEYSHTLEEKVVERTQELNEKNQQLQQALQELKRTQSQLIQTEKMSGLGQTVAGVAHEINNPINFIYGNLVHAGNYVKDLLDLLAMYQQEYPNPVSKIVEKIEEMDLKFLSEDLPKLLTSMKVGSDRIRNIVLSLRNFSRLDEAEMKPVNIHEGIDSTLMILQYRLKAKNADAIAKLTNNSPGFVTKHRSDIEIVKEYGQLPKVTCYASQLNQVFMNILNNAIDALEESLGTNTENRTKPQIFIRTELANTNTVRIRFVDNGIGMTEEVQQKIFDPFFTTKPVGSGTGLGLSICYQVVVDKHKGRLTCHSSPGQGAEFMIEIPVE; encoded by the coding sequence TTGGAAAAATCACTTAAAATATCTTTAAGTTGTTTATTAAAAGCTTACTTCGTAGGTTTAGAAACTGGCGATCTAGAACAAGCTTCTTATTGTATATATATGCATTCAGAGCATTCTTTTTGGCTGGGGAAAAACCTGATAAATTTGGAACTAGAAATGGCAAATTACTATCAGGGAATTATTCAAATTAAGCAGGAAATAGCTCTTCATTGGCATGGAATTAATTGGCAAACTGTCTTGAATTTACTAGGGAAATCCCAAAACCCGTGTTGTTTAGAAGGTGAAGTTTACAATGAAAAAATTCTGCTACCCCTTCACCAGAAAATCGGTAACAGAATGACAATTTTTTACGTACATTTACAAAAACTATTTCTTTGTTACATATTCCTAAATTATCATCATGCTATACAAAATGCAACTTTAGCTGAAAAGTATTTAGATGTAGTTCCAGCTAAGTATAGTGTTGCTATTTTCTATTTTTACACTTCTTTAGCAATGTTAGCAATTTATAATGATGTCAATGAATTAGAGAAACAACAAATTTTAGAGAAGGTGTCCGATTATCAAAAAAAGATGAAAACATGGGCAGAGAGCGCTCCCATGAATTTTTTACATAAATATTATTTGATAGAGGCAGAGCAACATCGAGTTTTAACGCAGCGTGTGGAGGCAATGGAAATGTACGATCGCGCCATTTTCCTTGCTAAAGAACACGAGTATATTAATGAAGAAGCACTTGCTTACGAACTAGCCGCCAAATTCTACTTTTCTTGGGGCAAAGAACTGATTGCCAAAACCTATCTAGTGAATGCTTATTCTGCCTATAACCGATGGGGTGCAACAGCCAAACTTGAGGACTTAAAACAACGCTATCCCCAATTAAGTTCTATCTTACAAAAAGAAAAAGTTAGCCTCAATCCTCACGATACAATAGTTAACGTTATAACTCATTCTATTCCTAATTTAAGTGAAAGCATAACGAGTGTTTCTAGTAACAGCGTTTCAGACTCTCTGGACTTAGCAACTGCAATCAAAGCTTCTCAGCTTCTCTCTGGAGAGATCGAGTTGGAAAAATTGCTTTCAACATTAATGCGGGTGTTGCTTGAGAACGCGGGTGCAGAAACAGGTTGTTTAATTCTTTGCTATGAAGGGGATTTAGTTATTGAAGCACGAACAATTCCTGGTAACAGCACCGAACCATTACAAATTGTATGCTTACAATCAATTCCAGTACAGTCAAACGAAGAAATTCCTGTCAGATTAATCAACTATGTCTGGCGGACATCTGAAACCTTAGTGTTTAATAATGCGACTACTGAAACAACTTTTATTGCCGATCCTTACATTATTAAACGTCAACCTAGATCGGTATTGTGTCTCCCAATCCACAATCAAGGACAGTTGATTGGAATTCTTTATCTAGAAAATAATCTGATACCTGGGGCTTTTACAAACGAGAGATTAAAAGTCCTCAAAGTCCTTGCTACCCAAGCAGCTATTTCCTTGCAAAATGCTACGCTTTATAAAAATTTGGCTGTGGCAAACGAACGGTTAGAAGAATACAGCCATACTCTTGAGGAAAAGGTAGTAGAGAGAACCCAGGAACTCAATGAAAAAAATCAGCAATTGCAGCAAGCTTTGCAGGAATTGAAACGGACTCAATCCCAGTTGATTCAAACAGAAAAAATGTCTGGGTTGGGACAAACAGTGGCGGGAGTTGCCCATGAAATTAATAATCCGATTAACTTTATTTATGGCAATCTCGTTCATGCTGGTAACTATGTCAAAGATTTGCTAGATTTACTTGCTATGTATCAGCAAGAATATCCGAATCCTGTCTCCAAAATTGTGGAAAAAATAGAAGAGATGGACCTAAAATTTTTATCAGAAGACTTACCAAAGCTTCTCACTTCAATGAAAGTAGGTAGCGATCGCATCCGCAATATTGTGTTAAGCTTACGTAACTTTTCCCGCCTTGATGAAGCAGAGATGAAGCCTGTTAATATTCATGAAGGTATTGATAGTACATTGATGATTTTACAGTACCGACTGAAGGCAAAAAATGCAGATGCGATCGCAAAACTTACAAATAACTCTCCAGGTTTTGTTACCAAGCATCGCTCCGATATTGAAATTGTCAAAGAATACGGACAGTTACCTAAAGTTACCTGTTATGCAAGTCAACTCAATCAAGTTTTTATGAATATCCTGAATAATGCAATTGATGCATTAGAAGAGTCATTGGGAACAAACACTGAAAATAGGACAAAGCCCCAAATTTTTATCCGTACCGAGTTAGCCAATACCAATACCGTAAGAATTCGGTTTGTCGATAACGGTATTGGGATGACTGAGGAAGTGCAACAGAAAATCTTTGACCCATTTTTTACCACGAAACCAGTAGGAAGTGGTACGGGATTGGGCTTGTCCATTTGCTATCAGGTTGTTGTGGATAAACACAAGGGTCGATTAACCTGTCATTCTTCCCCAGGACAGGGTGCAGAGTTTATGATTGAGATACCAGTGGAGTAA
- a CDS encoding ArsR/SmtB family transcription factor: MKFLYHPDKKNISLPGVLYALGDPVRLEIVRRLATEGEQCCGDFDFAIAKSTMSNHFKILRESGVILTRKEGTQHINILRREDLELLFPELLDVVLRSAKPLQLTVSRGLSVGDWG, translated from the coding sequence ATGAAATTCTTGTATCATCCAGATAAAAAAAACATTTCGCTGCCTGGAGTGTTGTATGCTCTGGGCGATCCGGTACGGTTGGAAATTGTGCGACGCTTGGCAACCGAAGGCGAGCAATGCTGCGGTGACTTCGATTTTGCGATCGCTAAGTCAACGATGTCCAACCACTTTAAGATACTGAGAGAATCGGGTGTCATTTTGACTAGAAAAGAAGGCACCCAACACATTAATATCTTGCGACGAGAGGATTTAGAATTACTGTTTCCAGAGTTGCTCGATGTGGTGTTGCGATCGGCTAAGCCTCTACAGCTAACAGTGAGTAGGGGATTGAGCGTTGGGGACTGGGGATAG
- a CDS encoding SDR family NAD(P)-dependent oxidoreductase has protein sequence MDLKLQGKTALVSGSTAGIGFAIAQGLVQEGASVIITGRSEQRVSQAVEKIKHSNPEAKVSGIAADLAKKEGAEKVFQQVSSTDILVNNLGIYEPKPFSEITDEDWLDIFEANVLSGIRLSRQYFSKMLEQNWGRIIFISSESALNIPVEMIHYGMTKTAQLSVARGLAEMTVGTGITVNSVLAGPTRSEGVDGFIANMAKERGISSSEVETDFFQTLRPSSLIKRFATIEEVAAMVIYLSSPLAAATNGAALRVDGGLLKTVV, from the coding sequence ATGGACTTGAAGTTACAAGGTAAAACTGCGCTGGTAAGTGGATCGACTGCGGGTATTGGTTTTGCAATTGCCCAAGGGCTAGTACAAGAAGGTGCATCGGTAATTATTACCGGAAGGTCAGAGCAACGGGTTTCACAAGCCGTTGAGAAAATTAAACACAGCAACCCCGAAGCAAAAGTTTCTGGAATAGCTGCGGATTTAGCAAAAAAAGAAGGTGCCGAAAAAGTCTTTCAACAGGTTTCAAGCACAGACATTTTAGTTAACAACCTTGGTATTTACGAACCCAAACCATTTTCAGAGATTACCGATGAAGATTGGTTGGATATTTTTGAAGCTAATGTTTTGAGTGGAATTCGGTTAAGCCGTCAATACTTCTCAAAAATGCTAGAGCAAAATTGGGGACGTATTATTTTTATCTCTAGTGAATCGGCACTTAATATTCCCGTTGAGATGATTCATTATGGGATGACTAAGACGGCTCAATTATCTGTGGCAAGAGGCTTAGCAGAAATGACAGTTGGAACTGGGATCACGGTAAACAGTGTTCTTGCAGGACCAACGCGTTCCGAGGGTGTTGATGGCTTCATAGCAAATATGGCAAAAGAGAGAGGAATTAGCTCAAGTGAAGTTGAAACCGACTTTTTCCAAACTCTTCGTCCAAGTTCCCTCATTAAAAGATTTGCCACGATTGAAGAAGTGGCAGCAATGGTTATTTATCTGTCTAGCCCATTGGCAGCTGCCACAAATGGTGCTGCTTTGCGGGTAGATGGCGGTCTTCTCAAGACTGTTGTTTGA
- a CDS encoding MFS transporter, with protein MTSPAASITMWTPLRQPIFRALWIASAVSSIGTWMHDVGAAWLMTSLAPNSPLLVALMQAAASLPFFLLALPAGAIADVVDRRKMLLWTQSWMLAAATLLGVLTVAKITTPWVLLLLTFALSIGSAMNMPVWQAITPELVPKEELSQAVTLSGIVVNLSRSVGPALAGIVIAAAGTGFVFLLNAVSFVGVILVISQWQRTPQKSGLPTERFIGAMQAGIRYIRYAPVFQAVLFRTVAYIFFASALFALLPLLGRQELKLDALGYGIILGFWGIGGLAGAFLLPKLRQQFAIDKLVAVSSVLMGGMMLAIAFFRSVPLVCIVMLLVGIASLSVMVSLNVSAQTAVPSWVRARALSVQLLVFQGCMVLGSLLWGTLAQYIGISNSLAIAALGLILSVALTVKFRLHCAEKLNLQASLHWDEPTHAFEPCPNDGPVLISIEYCIDPANAEEFAKAVQALGKIRLRDGAIQWGVYQDLSQPSRFVETSIVESWAEHKRQFERVTMQDKVTEERVLAFHIGEAPPKIAQMIYANYTDARGFRQPC; from the coding sequence ATGACTTCACCAGCAGCATCTATAACCATGTGGACTCCCCTGCGCCAACCGATTTTTCGCGCTCTTTGGATTGCATCGGCAGTATCAAGCATTGGCACTTGGATGCATGACGTAGGAGCAGCATGGCTGATGACTTCTCTTGCTCCCAATTCACCTTTGCTAGTGGCACTGATGCAGGCAGCAGCTAGCTTGCCGTTTTTTTTGTTGGCTTTACCCGCAGGCGCGATCGCAGATGTTGTGGATCGCCGCAAAATGTTACTGTGGACCCAAAGCTGGATGCTAGCAGCCGCTACTTTGTTGGGCGTGCTAACAGTTGCTAAAATCACAACCCCTTGGGTACTTTTGTTACTTACCTTTGCCTTAAGTATTGGCAGTGCAATGAATATGCCTGTATGGCAGGCAATAACTCCAGAACTCGTACCTAAGGAGGAACTTTCCCAAGCTGTGACGCTTAGTGGTATAGTTGTTAACCTTTCACGCTCTGTCGGTCCGGCTTTAGCGGGGATAGTAATTGCAGCAGCAGGAACGGGCTTTGTTTTCTTGCTGAATGCAGTTTCTTTTGTTGGAGTCATACTTGTTATTTCTCAATGGCAGCGCACGCCTCAAAAAAGCGGCTTGCCAACAGAACGTTTTATAGGAGCAATGCAAGCGGGAATACGCTACATTCGCTATGCCCCCGTGTTTCAAGCTGTATTGTTTAGAACAGTTGCCTATATTTTCTTTGCAAGTGCTTTGTTTGCCTTACTCCCTTTACTCGGGCGTCAAGAGTTAAAGCTGGATGCGTTGGGATACGGTATTATTCTTGGCTTTTGGGGTATCGGGGGATTGGCAGGAGCTTTTCTTTTACCAAAATTGCGGCAGCAGTTTGCTATTGATAAATTGGTGGCAGTTTCGTCTGTATTAATGGGGGGAATGATGCTGGCGATCGCATTTTTCCGCAGCGTTCCTCTCGTTTGTATTGTGATGCTCCTTGTAGGAATTGCATCCTTAAGTGTTATGGTCAGTTTGAATGTATCTGCACAAACAGCAGTTCCTTCCTGGGTACGTGCAAGAGCATTATCCGTACAGTTGCTTGTGTTTCAGGGCTGTATGGTATTGGGCAGTCTTTTATGGGGTACATTAGCACAATATATTGGCATTTCAAATTCCCTAGCCATTGCTGCTTTAGGATTAATCCTGTCTGTTGCCTTAACAGTGAAATTTCGCCTTCATTGTGCTGAGAAATTGAACTTGCAGGCATCTTTGCATTGGGATGAGCCAACTCATGCCTTTGAACCCTGTCCAAATGATGGTCCGGTGTTAATCTCAATAGAGTATTGTATCGATCCTGCAAATGCTGAAGAGTTTGCTAAGGCAGTACAAGCACTTGGTAAGATCCGTTTGCGTGATGGTGCCATTCAGTGGGGGGTGTATCAAGATTTATCCCAGCCTTCGCGGTTTGTAGAAACCTCAATAGTTGAATCGTGGGCAGAACACAAACGGCAATTTGAGAGAGTCACAATGCAAGATAAGGTGACTGAGGAACGAGTTCTCGCTTTTCACATTGGTGAAGCACCGCCAAAGATCGCTCAGATGATTTACGCTAACTACACTGATGCTAGAGGTTTCCGACAACCTTGTTAA